The genomic stretch CGCACAATCCCCCGCAACAGTCGGCCGAGAATGTCCGAGCCGGTGATCACGTGCTTTTCCTCGCCCCAATAAAGGATGATGTCGTTGTCGATCACATCGTCGTCCGTTCGTTCCGGCTGGACCTTCAGGTGGGGTATCACGGCCCCCAGACTGGTCATGGGGTCGCGGATGATGATCGGTCGGTGGCAGTGGGCCATGGGATTAAACGTGTCCGGCTCGAAAAAGGCTTCGCGCAGAAAGGAGGCCACGTTCACGACGTAACGCGGCTCCCCCTCCTGGTCCACGAGGATCACCCAGGTTTTTCCGGAGCTTTGCACGAGCCTGAGAAACGGATCCACGCTGGACGGCCTGATGGAGGGAAAAACAGGCTTGCCGTTGTCGAACTTCATGGTCAGGATACTTTGCGGGTCCGCGCTCTCGCCCTCCGCGGCCACGGGCAGATCGTCCAGGGCCAGAAAGTTCAGACTCCCCTTGCCCTCCACCTTGTCGATCTCCGTGGAGGACGACTCCATGTGCATCTTGATCAGCTCCCGCAGATCCCGCTCCCGAAAGTAACCGATCCCCTCGGGCCCCAGCCACTTGTCCAAAAGCAGGGCCGTGGGCTTGACCACGGGGTACAGGGCTATCTGGTAGATCCTGATCACCGGGGCCAGCATGGCCCCCATCCGCAGCGCGTTTCGGGAGAAGTACGCCTGAGGCATGATCTCCCCGCAGATGGTGATCAGCACGGTGGAAAACAGGAACGCGGCCACTCCGGCGAGCACGGAACTGGACAATAGGGCCAAAAGGACGTTCACCCCCACGTTGGACCAGAGGATGGTCACCAGCAGCAAGTTGGCGTCCCGGCGCAGGTGCAAGACCCGCCGGGCATGCGCGTTGCCACGGGAAGACTCCATCTCCAGATGAAGCTTGCTCACGGAGAAATAGGCCAGGTTCAGCCCGGAAAGCATGGCTGACTGGGTCAGGCAGATCAGGATTCCGATCCAAATGAAAGTGGTCATGGCGGCGAGGGGATGGAGATGGCGGCAAAATTGCCGATGGAGCTGCCGTTGGCGTAAGACGTGGACATCGTTGCCGAGTCTCAATTTTGACTTGCCCGGCCCGCGCCGTTACGCTTGATACCTTCTACACCCTTTCACGCGGGCCTTCCAGGCCCTGCGTCGGCCAAACACCATTCCCGGCAACACATTGGAGCGTATATGCCTCGATTCATCCTGCCCGACCAGATGCACACCCCTGACTGTGAGGTCCGTCGCGTGGGCGTGGAGATGGAAATGGCCGGGCTGGAGCTGCCGGTCATGGCCCAGGCGGTCAAGGATCTGTTCGGCGGTCACATCGATTCCAAAAGTCCTTTTGAAATCCACGTCCTGGAGACGCGCCACGGAGCGTTCGCCGTGGAACTGGACGCCAGCCTGCTCAAGAATCACGAATACCAGCCTTATCTGGCCAAGGTCGGCATCGACCTGGACGCCAGGGGCGACCAGCAAACCTTCGACGCCATGCTGGCCCGCCTGGCGGCCGGCGTCGTGCCCAGCGAAGTGGTGGCTCCGCCGATTCCGGTCATGGTCCTGGAGGACATGGACGCCTTGCGGGACAGGCTGCGTCGGGATGGCGCCAAGGGCACCCGTACGGCCCTGGTCTACGCCTTCGGGGCTCAGTTCAACGTGGAGGCCGTTCGACTGGACGCGGCTTACCTGCGAAACATTCTGCGCGCCTACGTGCTGCTCCACGACCGGCTGACAGAGCGGGGGGCCGTGGACCTCTCCCGCAAGATCTCGCCGTATATCCGGGCCTTTCCCGGCGGATACGTCCGGCTGCTTCTGAACAAGGACTACACGCCGGACCTCCCCGACCTGATCCGCGACTACCTCCTGCACAATCCCACCCGCAACCGCCCCCTGGACATGCTCCCGCTGTTTGCGCACCTGGAACGGGATCTGGTCATGAACGCGCCGGTGGAAACCCACCTGATCAAACCCAGGCCCGCATTCCACTACCGCCTGCCCAACTGCCAGATCGACGAATCGGATTGGTCCCTGGCCAAGCCGTGGAACGACTGGATCATGGTGGAAAAGCTGGCCGCGGATGAGAATCGCTTACGGGAGCACGCCCGGGCCTACCTGGAAAAACCAGGGGAAGTCGTGGCCCGGATGGTGGACGAATGGGTGGACATGTTGGGGACGTGGCTGAAGCGATGAACGGGAAAAAGCCGGTAATCGGCGTCACCGGCCCGGATCACGGCGGCCTGGCCGCTTGGTGGTTCACCCGCTTGGCGGTTTGGCGGGCCGGCGGCCGGGCGTTGCGGATCACGCCCCGGCGTCCCCGCCACGTTCAGGAACTGGACGGCCTGATCATCGGCGGCGGCGCGGACGTGGCGCCGGACCTGTACGGCGCCGAGCCGTTGAGGCCTCCCGAAAAAATGGCCGAGGAAATGACACGGGGAGAAACGGACTGGTTTCGACGCGGCCTGGCCTTGCTGGCCTTTCCCCTAATGCTGCTGATCCGGAGAATCCTGACCACCCGCAACCCCGGTCTGAACACGGACCGCGACGAACTGGAGCAGAACCTGCTCCGCTCGGCCCTGGAACGCGACCTGCCCATTCTGGGCATCTGCCGCGGCGCGCAACTGATCAACGTAACCCTGGGCGGCACCCTGCACCAGCACCTGACCGGCTTTTACCAGGAATCCCCCAATATCCGCAGCCTGCTGCCCCGCAAAACCATCCAGGTGGAGCCGGACTCCCTGCTGGCCCGCGGCCTCAAATGCGCCATATGCGGCGTCAACGCGCTGCACGACCAGGCCGTGGACAAGCTCGGCCGGACCGTGCGCGTCACGGCCCGGGAACCAAACGGCGTGATCCAGGCCGTGGAGGCCACGAACAAAACCTTTGTCCTCGGGGTCCAATGGCACCCCGAATACCTCCCCCACCACCGCCGCCAACAACGCCTGTTCCGCGCCCTGGTCCAGACTGCTCGAAAACCACGTCGCTCCATCTGAAAGGCGACAACCAGCTTTCGAAAAAAACATGTCATGACCAACAAGGCATGACATCCCGCATTTGCAAGAACCGGACAATGGGCTTATTCTGGGTGGACTGGAATCGAAAAGAGTGAACAAATCAATACATTCACGACTGTTCGGCTTTGAGGCGACGACTCGGTTTCGGCTCGTAACGGCTCGTATCGGGCCATCCTCTTTTCCCGTAATGCAACGTGGAAGCCTCTCGTCGGCCCAACGTCAGTAATCGTCGCCCTTCATTAGCCATTTTCGACAATCTTCTTCAGGAGCAACACCATGAACGCGGCTGAAACAGCCTTGAACGGCACTCCCTCAAAGCCCAGCGGCCCCCGGGTCTGGCCCGGTTCTCCCAATCCCTTGGGGGCCACATGGGACGGTTCCGGGGTGAGTTTCGCCCTGTTCTCGGCCCATGCCGAAAAGGTCGAACTATGCCTGTTCGATAGCGACGGGGTTACGGAGACCGCCCGGATCACCCTGCCGGAATACACCCATGAAGTCTGGCACGGCTATCTGCCGGACGCCCGGCCCGGACAGCTTTACGGCTACCGCGTCCACGGCCCCTACGAGCCCTTGGCGGGACACCGTTTCAACCCCAACAAGCTGTTGCTGGACCCCTACGCCAAGGTCCTGGTCGGAAATCTGAAATGGGACGACGCATTGTTCGGCTACACGGTGGGCCACCCGGACGAAGACCTGTCCTTTGACGAACGGGATTCCGCGCCCTTCATGCCCAAGTGCCAGGTGGTGGACCCTGCCTTCACCTGGGGCCGATCCATGGACTTCCGGCCCTGGCACGAAACCGTGATCTACGAAATGCACGTCCGGGGCTATACCATCCTCCATCCCGAGGTGCCCGAGGAGTTCCGGGGGACCTTCGAGGGCCTGGCTTCCCAGCCGGTGGTCGACCATCTCAAGAATCTGGGCATCAAGGCCATCGAGCTGCTGCCCATCCACGCTTTTCTTCAGGACCGCCACCTGATCGAACGCGACCTTGGCAACTACTGGGGCTACAATTCCATCGGCTACTTCGCGCCCAACCCGGACTACCTCCGCCCCAGAAACGACCTCTCGTCCTTTAAAAGTTTTGTTCAGAAAATGCACGACGCCGGGATCGAGGTGATCCTGGACGTGGTCTACAACCACACCGCCGAGGGCAATCATCTCGGACCGACCCTCTCTTTTCGAGGCATCGACAATTATTCCTATTACTATTTGATGGACGACCAACCGCGGTTCTACAACGACTTCACGGGCACTGGAAACGCCCTGGAGCTGCGCCATCCCAAGGTCTTGTCCATGGTCATGGATTCGTTGCGCTACTGGGTGCACGTGATGGGTGTGGACGGCTTTCGTTTCGACCTGGCCACCACCCTGGCCCGGGTGGAGGGCCCCTACGACGAGCACGCCAGCTTTCTGGATGCCGTGGCCCAGGACCCGGTCCTGGGCCATGTCAAGCTGATCGCCGAGCCCTGGGACACCGGCCTGGGCGGATATCAGGTGGGCAATTTCCCGCCGGGCTGGGCAGAGTGGAACGACCAGTACCGGGACACCATGCGCAAATTTTGGAAAGGAGACGAGGGACTGCTGCCCGAGTTTGCGGGCCGCTTCTCCGCCTCCGCGGACATCTTCAACCGCCGCGGACGACGGACCTGGGCCAGCGTGAACTTCATCACGGCCCACGACGGCTTCACCCTGCACGATCTGGTCAGCTACAACCACAAGCACAACGAGGACAACGGGGAAAACGGCCGAGACGGTTCGGACAACAACAATTCCTGGAATTGCGGCGTGGAAGGTGAGACGGACGATCCGGAAATTCTTGCCCTGCGCCGCCGCCAGATGCGCAATTTACTGGCCACCCTGCTGTTGTCCCAAGGAACACCCATGCTCACCGCCGGGGACGAGTTCGCCCGCACCCAGCAGGGCAACAACAACGCCTACTGTCAGGACAGCGAGATCAGTTGGCTGGACTGGTCGGCCATCGACGAAGCCGGCCGGGCCCAGACCGACTTCGTCGCCCGGCTGCTCGCCCTTCGCCACCAACACATCGTCTTTCACCGCAACCGCTTCTTCCACGGAGACATCATCCCCGGTACGCAGGTCAAGGAC from Desulfonatronum sp. SC1 encodes the following:
- a CDS encoding gamma-glutamyl-gamma-aminobutyrate hydrolase family protein, with the translated sequence MGGHVGDVAEAMNGKKPVIGVTGPDHGGLAAWWFTRLAVWRAGGRALRITPRRPRHVQELDGLIIGGGADVAPDLYGAEPLRPPEKMAEEMTRGETDWFRRGLALLAFPLMLLIRRILTTRNPGLNTDRDELEQNLLRSALERDLPILGICRGAQLINVTLGGTLHQHLTGFYQESPNIRSLLPRKTIQVEPDSLLARGLKCAICGVNALHDQAVDKLGRTVRVTAREPNGVIQAVEATNKTFVLGVQWHPEYLPHHRRQQRLFRALVQTARKPRRSI
- a CDS encoding DUF21 domain-containing protein codes for the protein MTTFIWIGILICLTQSAMLSGLNLAYFSVSKLHLEMESSRGNAHARRVLHLRRDANLLLVTILWSNVGVNVLLALLSSSVLAGVAAFLFSTVLITICGEIMPQAYFSRNALRMGAMLAPVIRIYQIALYPVVKPTALLLDKWLGPEGIGYFRERDLRELIKMHMESSSTEIDKVEGKGSLNFLALDDLPVAAEGESADPQSILTMKFDNGKPVFPSIRPSSVDPFLRLVQSSGKTWVILVDQEGEPRYVVNVASFLREAFFEPDTFNPMAHCHRPIIIRDPMTSLGAVIPHLKVQPERTDDDVIDNDIILYWGEEKHVITGSDILGRLLRGIVREEPKPVEG
- a CDS encoding amidoligase family protein: MPRFILPDQMHTPDCEVRRVGVEMEMAGLELPVMAQAVKDLFGGHIDSKSPFEIHVLETRHGAFAVELDASLLKNHEYQPYLAKVGIDLDARGDQQTFDAMLARLAAGVVPSEVVAPPIPVMVLEDMDALRDRLRRDGAKGTRTALVYAFGAQFNVEAVRLDAAYLRNILRAYVLLHDRLTERGAVDLSRKISPYIRAFPGGYVRLLLNKDYTPDLPDLIRDYLLHNPTRNRPLDMLPLFAHLERDLVMNAPVETHLIKPRPAFHYRLPNCQIDESDWSLAKPWNDWIMVEKLAADENRLREHARAYLEKPGEVVARMVDEWVDMLGTWLKR
- the glgX gene encoding glycogen debranching protein GlgX, whose protein sequence is MNAAETALNGTPSKPSGPRVWPGSPNPLGATWDGSGVSFALFSAHAEKVELCLFDSDGVTETARITLPEYTHEVWHGYLPDARPGQLYGYRVHGPYEPLAGHRFNPNKLLLDPYAKVLVGNLKWDDALFGYTVGHPDEDLSFDERDSAPFMPKCQVVDPAFTWGRSMDFRPWHETVIYEMHVRGYTILHPEVPEEFRGTFEGLASQPVVDHLKNLGIKAIELLPIHAFLQDRHLIERDLGNYWGYNSIGYFAPNPDYLRPRNDLSSFKSFVQKMHDAGIEVILDVVYNHTAEGNHLGPTLSFRGIDNYSYYYLMDDQPRFYNDFTGTGNALELRHPKVLSMVMDSLRYWVHVMGVDGFRFDLATTLARVEGPYDEHASFLDAVAQDPVLGHVKLIAEPWDTGLGGYQVGNFPPGWAEWNDQYRDTMRKFWKGDEGLLPEFAGRFSASADIFNRRGRRTWASVNFITAHDGFTLHDLVSYNHKHNEDNGENGRDGSDNNNSWNCGVEGETDDPEILALRRRQMRNLLATLLLSQGTPMLTAGDEFARTQQGNNNAYCQDSEISWLDWSAIDEAGRAQTDFVARLLALRHQHIVFHRNRFFHGDIIPGTQVKDVIWLHPDGREMTRDDWHDHEARSLAIRLSGEAGIVHLTETGEQEPDDTFLLLVNASHEDVAFVLPNGDSGAWEPLVDTMSEDGQPEGDVGPHSPGVKLTLGGRSLRLLRLVAEA